The Mauremys reevesii isolate NIE-2019 unplaced genomic scaffold, ASM1616193v1 Contig1, whole genome shotgun sequence genome includes a region encoding these proteins:
- the VWA7 gene encoding von Willebrand factor A domain-containing protein 7: MARSSARPWGPLWVLPLLLLAPHGALGFFPNFWSRAMALAWGSATHQDLTEDALLNATLELFRDLPPPRGRRPAWEQLQGRPLLADEVFAAYYGPGASARRFRAALAEVANANAALDFQPAARDDPVLHFDGELLRPAAASLLRARREVLQALGAELYPLARRRLGQLLHSLQDFYSHSNWVELGHRGIHPDLLQPGRELGSIAGADVPTCRSCTGWTCQGNLLGSLRQRGLLTSGYFGSEPGKPPGKCSHGGQLDSSRLRDPQGGINKDSSSPLFSPHHYLHGPAAGLALEASARFLRDLRRDLAHDKRFMRLLDVSPGVGLSLVLDTTGSMGEEIGAARLQARDILTRRLGGPEEPDFYLLVPFHDPGFGPVHKTSDADEFLRILNSISPLAGGDEPEMCLSALQLALLHSPPMSEIFVFTDASAKDAHLRSSVEALIQERRCKVTFLITEDPSRTRVRREVLAPDRFDLYVDLARSSGGQIIFTDNANIRQVAGVIGETTASSVTLFQYQRGGSSGPEGLGRRGQRKRAAWESHRFWIDSRVDGAIVTVQGDVGTFRLQDPSGTSQSSDAASGPLGTGQRFGTFHRLELSPRPPVGLWTLEVQAQGNYSVHVRGNSSLDFLSYFAVPAQGPHPGLFKLDSRPVRGLPLSLVLAVTGLTRPGEGSVRMEAVELADPLTGRRLGGELPLQEVAKGTGLYAAALPPALPRGGFALILRGSDSRGRRVERPAPQVTSAVGFLLQLSSAGPLFPGQTGAVAWWVWNPEEPQELGLAVSSDPGYPVSTSSPRLQLARNQTATGVISLQVPGSAPPGSAVTVTLRADPLSPAGDANFAFIQLLVLHRPPVPNRASPPCNVTSVAGTCGPPGSPCRERRWTARLRIWDGDGIRSVRAGGAAVPHWADGQAATATYSSDCCTREAELLVTNRLGEEYRCPVAAPPAGAAGDLALTPWWGVAALAVQVAFHVGLGH, encoded by the exons ATGGCGCGTTCCTCGGCCCGGCCGTGGGGCCCCCTGTGggtcctgcccctgctgctcctggcGCCCCACGGGGCCCTCGGCTTCTTCCCCAACTTCTGGTCGCGGGCCATGGCCCTGGCCTGGGGCTCCGCCACCCACCAGGACCTGACGGAGGACGCGCTGCTCAACGCCACCCTGGAGCttttccgggacctgccgccccCCCGCGGCCGGCGCCCCgcctgggagcagctccag ggccggcCCCTGCTGGCGGACGAGGTGTTCGCGGCCTATTACGGCCCCGGGGCGTCGGCCCGGCGGTTCCGCGCGGCGCTGGCGGAGGTGGCCAACGCCAACGCGGCCCTGGACTTCCAGCCGGCGGCGCGGGACGACCCGGTGCTGCACTTCGACGGCGAGTTGCTGCGGCCGGCGGCCGCCTCCCTCCTGCGCGCCCGGCGCGAGGTGCTGCAGGCCCTGGGCGCCGAGCTCTACCCCCTGGCCCGCCGGCGCCTCGGCCAGCTGCTCCACTCGCTGCAG GATTTCTACAGCCACAGTAACTGGGTCGAACTGGGCCACCGCGGGATCCACCCGGACCTGCTCCAACCCGGCCGTGAGCTGGGCTCCATTGCCGGAG CCGATGTCCCGACCTGCCGCTCCTGCACCGGCTGGACCTGCCAGGGGAACCTCCTGGGCTCGCTCCGGCAGCGCGGGCTGCTGACCAGCGGCTACTTCGGCTCCGAGCCGGGGAAACCGCCCG GGAAGTGCAGCCACGGGGGGCAGCTCGACAGCAGCCGCCTGCGGGACCCCCAAGGGGGGATAAACAAGGACAGTTcgtcccccctcttctccccccaccactATCTGCACGGCCCGGCGGCCGGCCTGGCCCTCGAGGCCTCGGCCCGGTTCCTGCGAGACCTGCGGCGGGACCTGGCCCATGACAAGCGATTCATGAG GCTGCTGGACGTCAGCCCCGGCGTGGGGCTCAGCTTGGTGCTGGACACCACGGGCAGCATGGGCGAGGAGATCGGCGCCGCCCGGCTCCAGGCCCGCGACATCCTCACCCGCCGGCTGGGGGGCCCCGAGGAGCCCGACTTCTACCTGCTGGTCCCCTTCCACGACCCCG GCTTCGGGCCCGTGCACAAGACGAGCGACGCCGACGAATTCCTGAGGATCCTGAATTCGATCAGCCCCCTGGCCGGGGGCGACGAGCCCGAGATGTGTCTGTCGGCGCTGCAG CTGGCCCTGCTGCACTCGCCCCCCATGTCCGAGATCTTCGTCTTCACGGACGCCTCGGCGAAGGACGCCCACCTCCGGAGCAGCGTGGAGGCCCTGATCCAGGAGCGCAGGTGCAAG GTGACTTTCCTGATCACGGAGGACCCCTCCAGGACACGGGTGAGGCGGGAGGTGCTGGCCCCTGACCGCTTTGACCTGTATGTGGACCTggcccgcagctccggcggccaGATTATCTTCACCGACAACGCCAACATCCGGCAGGTGGCGGGCGTCATCGGCGAGACCACTGCTTCCTCG GTGACCCTGTTCCAGTACCAGAGGGGGGGCAGCTCGGGCCCCGAGGGGCTGGGCCGGAGGGGGCAGAGGAAACGGGCCGCCTGGGAGAGCCACCGCTTCTGGATCGACAGCCGGGTGGACGGGGCCATAGTGACCGTCCAGGGGGACGTCGGCACCTTCCGGCTCCAGGACCCGAGCG GGACCTCCCAGAGCTCGGACGCCGCCAGCGGCCCCCTGGGCACCGGCCAGCGATTCGGGACTTTCCACCGGCTCGAGCTCTCGCCCCGGCCGCCCGTCGGCCTCTGGACCCTGGAGGTGCAGGCGCAGGGCAACTACTCGGTGCACGTGCGAG GCAACAGCTCGCTGGATTTCCTGTCTTACTTCGCTGTCCCGGCCCAGGGGCCCCACCCAGGACTCTTCAAGCTGGACAGTCGCCCGGTGAGAG GGCTGCCTCTGTCGCTGGTCCTGGCCGTGACGGGGCTGACCCGGCCGGGCGAGGGCTCGGTCCGGATGGAGGCGGTGGAGCTGGCGGACCCCCTCACGGGCCGGCGgctgggcggggagctgccgctcCAGGAAGTGGCCAAGGGGACGGGGCTTTACGCTgcggccctgcccccggccctgccccggggGGGCTTCGCGCTGATCCTGCGAGGGTCCGACAGCCGGGGCCGGCGCGTGGAGAGGCCAGCCCCCCAGGTCACCTCGGCCGTGGGGTTCCTGCTGCAG CTGAGCAGCGCCGGGCCCCTGTTCCCGGGGCAGACGGGCGCCGTCGCCTGGTGGGTCTGGAACCCCgaggagccccaggagctgggcCTGGCCGTGAGCAGCGACCCCGGCTACCCCGTCAGCACCTCCAGCCCACG gctgcagctggccaggAACCAGACGGCGACGGGCGTCATCTCGCTGCAGGTGCCCGGCAGCGCCCCCCCCGGGTCGGCCGTCACCGTCACCCTCCGCGCCGACCCCCTTTCCCCGGCCGGGGACGCCAACTTCGCCTTCATCCAGCTCCTGGTGCTGCACCGGCCACCG GTGCCGAATCGCGCCTCCCCTCCCTGCAACGTCACCTCGGTGGCTGGCACCTGCGGCCCACCAGGGTCCCCCTGCCGCGAGCGCCGCTGGACGGCCAGGCTGCGGATCTGGGACGGGGACGGCATCCGGTCGGTGCGGGCAGGGGGCGCGGCCGTGCCCCACTGGGCTGATGGCCAGGCTGCGACGGCCACCTACTCCTCCGACTGCTGCACCCGGGAGGCGGAGCTTCTGGTGACCAATCGGCTGGGGGAGGAGTATCGGTGCCCGGtggcggcgcctcctgctggcgcCGCGGGGGACCTGGCTCTCACCCCCTGGTGGGGGGTGGCAGCGTTGGCCGTTCAGGTGGCCTTTCATGTCGGGCTGGGGCACTGA
- the VARS1 gene encoding valine--tRNA ligase, protein MPTLYLSPHPDNFQNHRVLIAARYAPTLPEVVELPEQGLPLQPPASCPLPKLPALESRPGVWVSGPAAVAHLLSPERLRGQGPAGAALVQQWVSYAEGEIAPAACAAAFSALGLVEQSKQVVERAVAELRRALAVLDGHLKLRTYLVAEAVTLADVTVACALLLPYKYVLDPPSRAPYPNVTRWFLTCINQPQFQAVLGPVKLCEQARGGDAPKPKTQERVVPAEMGPAAGSAPGPGEAPVKSASQLKKEAKKKEKLEKFQQKKEKSQQQTGEKKAKAEKKEKKDPGVLTYDTPTRPGEKKDVTGPMPDAYSPQYVEAAWYPWWESQGFFKPEYGRQRVSEPNPKGLFMMCIPPPNVTGSLHLGHALTNAIQDALTRWHRMRGETTLWNPGCDHAGIATQVVVEKKLWRERGQTRHDLGREAFVREVWTWKNEKGDRIYHQLKKLGSSMDWDRACFTMDPKLSYAVQEAFIRLHEEGVIYRSKRLVNWSCTLHSAISDIEVDKKELPGRTLLPVPGYKDKVEFGVLVSFAYKLEDSDEEVVVATTRVETMLGDTAVAVHPQDPRYQHLHGKRVLHPFTGRRMPIVCDDFVDMGFGTGAVKITPAHDHNDYEVGQRHGLDCVTIIDDSGCLINVPPPFLGMKRFEARGAVLEALKQKGLFKDVKDNPMVVPVCSRSKDVVEPLLKPQWYVRCEGLARGAADAVRRGDLRILPPFHCKTWFQWMDNIRDWCISRQLWWGHRIPAYFVTVDDPSVPAGEDTDGRYWVSGRSEEEAKDKAAKAFGVTPDKISLRQDDDVLDTWFSSGLFPFSIFGWPNASEDLKVFYPGTLLETGHDILFFWVARMVMLGLKLTGKLPFREVYLHAVVRDAHGRKMSKSLGNVIDPLDVISGITLEGLHAQLLESNLEPAEVERARQGQKSDYPAGIPECGTDALRFALCAYTSQGRDINLDVNRILGYRHFCNKLWNATKFAIRGLGAGFQPPPGPEPSGTESLIDRWILSRLSLAVELSDAGFRAYDFPGVTTAVYNFWLYELCDVYLECLKPVLAGGGAAAVAAARCTLYTCLDAGLRLLSPFMPFVSEELFQRLPRRAPQAPPSICVTPYPSPEQFCWRDGGLEGSVEFSLGIVRAVRSLRADYNLTRTRADCFLQCLDSGAADAASRCSAYIRSLSSSGLVRVLGPGEAPPAGCAVAVASDKCTVHLLLKGLIDAEKEIAKLAGKQGELQKQIERLRERMETPDYGTKVPPKVQESDAAKLQQSRTELQKVTEAMETFQRMI, encoded by the exons ACAATTTCCAGAACCACCGGGTGCTGATCGCAGCCCGCTATGCCCCCACGCTGCCCGAGGTGGTGGAGCTGCCGGAGCAGgggctccccctgcagccccctgcctcctgccccctgcccaagCTGCCGGCGTTGGAGAGCCGGCCGGGGGTCTGGGTCTCGGGCCCGGCCGCCGTGGCTCATCTCCTGTCCCCGGAGCGgctgagggggcaggggccagcggGGGCCGCGCTGGTGCAGCAGTGGGTGAGCTACGCTGAAGGGGAGATTGCCCCTGCCGCGTGCGCAGCCGCCTTCTCCGCCCTGGGtctggtggagcagagcaagcAG GTGGTGGAGCGGGCGGTGGCCGAGCTGCGCCGGGCGCTGGCCGTGCTGGACGGGCACCTGAAGCTGCGCACGTACCTGGTGGCTGAGGCTGTGACGCTGGCGGACGTGACCGTGGCCTGTGCCCTGCTGCTGCCTTACAAATAC GTGCTGGATCCCCCGAGCCGGGCTCCTTACCCCAACGTCACGCGCTGGTTCCTGACTTGCATCAACCAGCCCCAGTTTCAGGCCGTGCTGGGGCCGGTGAAGCTGTGTGAGCAGGCGCGTGGGGGTGACGCCCCCAAACCGAAGACCCAGG agcgTGTGGTGCCTGCAGAGATGGGACCAGCAGCGGGGTcagcccctggccctggggaGGCCCCGGTCAAGAGCGCCTCTCAGCTGAAGAAAGAGGCGAAGAagaaagagaagctggagaaattcCAGCAGAAGAAGGAGAAAAGCCAACAGCAGACGGGGGAG AAAAAAGCAAAAGCCGAGAAGAAGGAGAAGAAAGACCCCGGGGTTCTGACCTACGACACCCCCACACGCCCGGGGGAGAAGAAAG acGTGACCGGCCCCATGCCCGACGCCTACAGCCCGCAGTATGTGGAGGCGGCTTGGTACCCGTGGTGGGAAAGCCAGGGCTTCTTCAAGCCCGAGTACGGG cGGCAGCGCGTCTCTGAGCCGAACCCCAAAGGGCTCTTCATGATGTGCATCCCGCCCCCCAACGTCACCGGCTCGCTGCACCTGGGCCACGCGCTCACCAACGCCATCCAGGACGCCCTGACCCGCTG GCACCGGATGCGCGGCGAGACGACGCTGTGGAACCCGGGCTGCGACCACGCCGGCATCGCCACGCAGGTGGTGGTGGAGAAGAAGCTGTGGCGGGAGCGGGGGCAGACGCGGCACGACCTGGGCCGGGAGGCGTTCGTCCGCGAGGTCTGGACATGGAAGAACGA GAAGGGCGACAGGATCTACCATCAGCTCAAGAAGCTCGGATCGTCCATGGACTGGGATAGAGCCTGCTTCACGATGGACCCG AAACTGTCCTACGCTGTGCAGGAAGCCTTTATCCGGCTGCACGAGGAGGGGGTGATTTACCGCAGCAAACGTCTGGTCAACTGGTCCTGCACCCTGCACTCTGCCATCTCCGACATCGAG GTGGATAAGAAGGAGCTGCCTGGCCGGACGCTCCTGCCCGTCCCCGGGTACAAGGACAAGGTGGAATTTGGGGTGCTGGTGTCATTCGCCTACAAGCTCGAGGACTCAG ACGAGGAGGTTGTCGTGGCGACGACGCGGGTGGAGACCATGCTGGGGGACACGGCCGTGGCGGTGCATCCGCAGGACCCCCGCTACCAG CATCTCCATGGGAAGCGcgtcctgcaccccttcaccggGCGGCGCATGCCCATCGTCTGCGACGACTTCGTGGACATGGGCTTCGGGACTG gcgcgGTGAAGATCACCCCGGCCCACGACCACAACGACTACGAGGTGGGGCAGCGCCACGGCCTGGACTGCGTCACCATTATCGACGACAGCGGGTGCCTCATCAATGTGCCTCCCCCCTTCCTG GGTATGAAGCGGTTTGAGGCCCGGGGGGCTGTGCTGGAGGCCCTGAAGCAGAAGGGGCTGTTCAAGGATGTCAAGGACAACCCCATGGTGGTGCCGGTGTGCAG CCGCTCGAAGGACGTGGTGGAGCCGCTGCTGAAGCCGCAGTGGTACGTGCGCTGCGAGGGGCTGGCCCGGGGGGCGGCCGACGCCGTGCGCCGCGGGGACCTGCGCATCCTGCCCCCCTTCCACTGCAAGACCTGGTTCCAGTGGATGGACAACATCAG GGACTGGTGCATCTCccggcagctgtggtggggccaCCGCATCCCGGCCTACTTCGTCACTGTCGACGACCCCTCGGTGCCCGCAGGAGAG GACACGGACGGCCGATACTGGGTGAGCGGGCGGAGCGAAGAGGAGGCCAAGGACAAAGCGGCCAAGGCCTTTGGGGTGACCCCGGACAAGATCTCGCTGCGGCAAG ACGACGACGTCCTGGACACCTGGTTCTCCTCCGGCCTCTTCCCGTTCTCCATCTTCGGCTGGCCCAACGCT AGCGAAGACCTGAAGGTTTTCTACCCGGGGACCCTGCTGGAGACAGGCCACGACATCCTCTTCTTCTGGGTGGCGCGGATGGTCatgctggggctgaagctgacgGGCAAACTGCCCTTCCGCGAG GTTTACCTTCACGCCGTCGTCCGCGACGCCCACGGCAGGAAAATGAGCAAGTCGTTAGGCAACGTCATCGACCCGCTGGACGTGATCAGCGGGATCACGCTGGAG GGTTTGCACGCGCAGCTCCTGGAGAGCAACCTGGAGCCGGCCGAGGTGGAGCGAGCCCGGCAGGGCCAG AAAAGCGATTACCCTGCCGGGATCCCCGAGTGCGGCACGGACGCCCTGCGCTTCGCCCTGTGCGCGTACACCTCCCAGG GCCGCGACATCAACCTGGACGTGAACCGCATCCTGGGCTACCGGCACTTCTGCAACAAGCTCTGGAACGCCACCAAATTCGCCATCCGCGGCCTGGGGGCCGGGTTCCAGCCCCCGCCCGGACCGGAG CCCAGCGGCACCGAGAGCCTGATCGACCGCTGGATCCTGAGCCGGCTCAGCCTGGCCGTGGAGCTGAGCGACGCCGGGTTCCGGGCCTACGACTTCCCGGGCGTCACCACGGCCGTCTACAACTTCTGGCTGTACGAGCTCTGCGACGTCTAcctg GAGTGCCTGAAGCCCGTgttggccggggggggggcggctgcgGTGGCGGCCGCGCGCTGCACCCTCTACACCTGCCTGGACGCCGGCCTGCGGCTCCTCTCCCCCTTCATGCCCTTCGTCAGCGAGGAGCTTTTCCAGCGCCTGCCCCGCCGCGCCCCCCAGGCGCCCCCCAGCATCTGCgtcaccccctaccccagccccgaGCAG TTCTGCTGGCGGGACGGGGGGCTGGAGGGCTCGGTCGAGTTCTCGCTGGGCATCGTCCGCGCCGTGCGCTCCCTGCGGGCCGACTACAACCTCACCCGGACCAGAGCCGACT gTTTCCTGCAGTGCCTGGACTCGGGCGCGGCCGACGCCGCCAGCCGCTGCTCCGCCTACATccgcagcctctcctcctccggCCTGGTGCGGGTGCTGGGCCCGGGCGAGGCGCCCCCCGCTGGCTGCGCCGTGGCCGTCGCCTCCGACAAGTGCACCGTCCACCTGCTGCTCAAG GGTCTGATCGACGCGGAGAAGGAGATCGCCAAGCTGGCCGGGAAGCAGGGCGAGCTGCAGAAGCAGATCGAGCGGCTGCGGGAGCGGATGGAGACCCCCGATTATGGCACCAAGGTGCCCCCCAAGGTCCAGGAGTCCGACGCTGCCAAG CTGCAGCAGAGCCGGACCGAGCTGCAGAAGGTGACGGAGGCGATGGAGACTTTCCAGAGGATGATCTGA